The DNA sequence AAAACGAAGGGGCTACTCATGCCATCGAGATCGATTTGGAAGGGCGCAATCACCTTCGGCCTAATCACCATTCCGGTGGGCCTGTACACGGCCGTCGAGGAGAAGGACTTCCGCTTCAACCAGTTGCACGGCAAGGACAACGGCCGCATCAAGTACAAGCGCACCTGCAGCGTCTGCGGTGAGGAGGTCCCCTACGACGAGATCGTGAAGGGCTACGAGTTCGAGAAGGGCAACTACGTCGTCTTCACCGAGGAGGAGATGGACGCCATCCCCGCGGACAGCATCAAAGCCATCGACGTGGTCGCGTTCGTCCCGCTCGAGGAGATCGACCCGGTTTACTTCCAGAAGCCCTACTACGTCGCCCCCGAGCCCTCGGGCGTGAAGGCGTACAAGCTGCTGGAGAAGGCCATGAACGACTCCGGGCGCATCGGCATCGCAAAGGTCACGCTAAGGGAGAAGGAGCGCCTGGCGACCCTCCGGGTCCGGGACGGCATCTTCATCCTCGAGACCATGAACTGGCCGGACGAGATCCGCAAACCCGACTTCGCGGAGTTGGAGAAGGACGTCGAGATCCGCCCGCAGGAGCTCGCGATGGCGAAGAGCCTGATCGAGAACCTGTCGGACACCTTCCAGCCGGATGAGTTCCACGACACCTACCGGGAGCGCCTCGAAGCCGCCGTCCAGGCCAAGATCGAGGGCCAGGAGGTCGCGGTGGAGGCCACCAAGGAGCCCACTCAGATCCTCGACCTGATGGAGGCCCTGAAGGCCAGCGTGGAGGCGACGAAGGCCAAGACCAAGGCGGCCGAGAAGGAAGACAAGAAGGAAAAGGTCAAGGCGAAGAAGTCGGCCTAATCCTGCGCCCTACTCCGGGATCAGGCACTCCGCCGGGGTTTTGTCGTCCCGCAGGCCCTTGAACGAGGGCGCCCGCAGGCGCATCCCATTGGTCAGCTCCCGGTACTCAACCTTGGCCACCAGCTCGGGCCGGGCGAAGCGCACGCCCTTCGGCAGCTTGTCGGCGAACGGGTTCACCGGAGTCGCCAGCTCCTCCAGCTTCGCCTTGATCGAAACCAGGTCCCGGTCCTTGAACCCGGTCCCGACTGCCCCGAGGTAGCGCAGCCGGCCTTCGGTGTCGTAGGCACCGACCTGCAGGGCCCCCAGAGAGCTGGAGCGGGAGTTGGTCCCGGCGCTGTACCCGCCGACCACCACGTCCACGTCGTAGATCGCCTTGATCTTCAGCCAGTCCTTCGTCCGCCGGCCTGGGATGTAGTGGCTGTTGGAGAGTTTGGCGACAATGCCTTCCAACCCCTTGGCCTTGGCCGCCTCGAACAGCGCGCAGCCGTGGAGCGCGATGGGCTCGGACCTCAAGACCCTCTCGCCGAACTCCACGCTGCGGCCGAGCAGGTCCAGCCGGTCGGTCAGCGGGTGACCGCCGATCCACTCGCCGCTGCAGAACACCAGGTCGAACAGCACCAGGTCCAGCGATATCTGGCCGACACCCCGGGCGATGTCGGAAGGCCGGGAGAGGTTGATGCGGCTCTGCAGGAGCTCGAACGACGGCCGGGAGTTGGGGTCCAGGGCGACTATCTCCCCGTCGAGCACTGCGTTGGGAAGATGCAGCCGCTGGTGCAGGTCCTTGAACTCCGGGTACTGGTGGGTGACCTCCCGGCCGGATCTTGAATAAAGGCGAGTCGAAGCGTTCTCGCAGAAGGCTAGAACTCTTACTCCGTCCCATTTGACCTCAAAAAGGTGATCGGGAGAGTCAAATGCGTCCTTTATC is a window from the Actinomycetota bacterium genome containing:
- a CDS encoding Ku protein, with translation MPSRSIWKGAITFGLITIPVGLYTAVEEKDFRFNQLHGKDNGRIKYKRTCSVCGEEVPYDEIVKGYEFEKGNYVVFTEEEMDAIPADSIKAIDVVAFVPLEEIDPVYFQKPYYVAPEPSGVKAYKLLEKAMNDSGRIGIAKVTLREKERLATLRVRDGIFILETMNWPDEIRKPDFAELEKDVEIRPQELAMAKSLIENLSDTFQPDEFHDTYRERLEAAVQAKIEGQEVAVEATKEPTQILDLMEALKASVEATKAKTKAAEKEDKKEKVKAKKSA
- the ligD gene encoding non-homologous end-joining DNA ligase; this encodes MDRILNKTGDIGANSALPGVFSPMLPTLIKDAFDSPDHLFEVKWDGVRVLAFCENASTRLYSRSGREVTHQYPEFKDLHQRLHLPNAVLDGEIVALDPNSRPSFELLQSRINLSRPSDIARGVGQISLDLVLFDLVFCSGEWIGGHPLTDRLDLLGRSVEFGERVLRSEPIALHGCALFEAAKAKGLEGIVAKLSNSHYIPGRRTKDWLKIKAIYDVDVVVGGYSAGTNSRSSSLGALQVGAYDTEGRLRYLGAVGTGFKDRDLVSIKAKLEELATPVNPFADKLPKGVRFARPELVAKVEYRELTNGMRLRAPSFKGLRDDKTPAECLIPE